In a genomic window of Hyphomonas sp.:
- a CDS encoding SMP-30/gluconolactonase/LRE family protein: MDFEIITTGLRFPEGPVVMADGSIIVVEIEKKCITRCWGDGKTEVIATPGGGPNGLAIGPDGALWVCNNGGFIYTEMDGLLIPGNCPDDYDGGRIERIDLSTGKVERVLDTVEGHKLKGPNDLVFDKAGNLYFTDHGKTYSRHRDFGGLFFLANGASEASELDFHYTSPNGVGLSPDEQTVYMADTMTGRMWAFDLESPGVIKPASPFNGGRVVATMPGLQYFDSLAMTAAGNVCVATILNGGITTITPGGDFHHTAFPDLIVTNIAFGGDDMQDAYITLSSTGQLARCRWPEPGLKLNFNA, translated from the coding sequence ATGGACTTCGAGATCATCACAACCGGATTGCGCTTTCCGGAAGGCCCGGTCGTCATGGCCGATGGCAGCATCATTGTTGTCGAGATCGAAAAGAAATGCATCACCCGGTGCTGGGGCGACGGCAAGACGGAAGTGATCGCCACACCGGGCGGCGGCCCGAACGGCCTCGCCATCGGACCTGATGGCGCGCTCTGGGTCTGCAATAATGGCGGATTCATCTACACCGAAATGGACGGGCTGCTGATCCCGGGGAACTGCCCGGACGACTATGATGGTGGTCGCATCGAGCGGATCGACCTGTCGACGGGCAAGGTCGAGCGCGTGCTCGACACGGTCGAGGGCCACAAGCTTAAAGGCCCGAACGATCTTGTCTTCGACAAGGCCGGAAACCTCTATTTCACCGATCACGGCAAGACCTATTCCCGCCATCGCGATTTCGGTGGCCTGTTCTTCCTGGCCAATGGCGCCAGCGAGGCCAGCGAACTCGACTTCCACTATACCAGCCCCAACGGCGTCGGCCTCTCGCCGGACGAACAGACCGTCTACATGGCCGATACGATGACCGGCCGGATGTGGGCCTTCGATCTGGAAAGCCCCGGTGTGATCAAGCCGGCCTCCCCGTTCAATGGCGGCCGCGTCGTCGCCACCATGCCCGGCCTGCAATATTTCGATAGCCTGGCCATGACAGCTGCCGGAAATGTCTGCGTCGCCACCATCCTGAATGGCGGCATCACGACCATCACCCCCGGCGGCGACTTCCACCATACGGCCTTCCCGGACCTGATCGTCACCAATATCGCCTTTGGCGGGGATGACATGCAGGATGCCTACATCACCCTGTCCAGCACGGGCCAGCTCGCCCGGTGCCGCTGGCCCGAACCCGGCCTGAAGCTGAACTTCAACGCCTGA
- a CDS encoding dihydrofolate reductase, producing MPAHVKLCLIAARARNNVIGAAGDLPWRLKGDLAFFKSATLGCPIIMGRKTWESLPVRPLKGRENIVMTRDWAYDAEGARVYSSFPAAINSARAIAARTDADKVFVIGGETLYRMALPLADRLYLTEVDAEPEGDAYFPEVDTSLWKETGAERYEADEGNDFGFTIRQLDRVGAFTSP from the coding sequence ATGCCGGCACATGTGAAACTCTGCCTCATCGCCGCCCGGGCCCGCAACAATGTGATTGGGGCGGCAGGTGATCTGCCCTGGCGCCTCAAGGGCGACCTGGCCTTCTTCAAGTCGGCCACGCTGGGCTGTCCCATCATCATGGGCCGCAAGACCTGGGAAAGCCTGCCGGTGCGCCCGCTGAAGGGCCGCGAGAACATCGTGATGACCCGCGACTGGGCCTATGATGCCGAAGGCGCGCGCGTCTATTCCAGTTTTCCCGCCGCGATCAACTCCGCGCGCGCCATCGCCGCCCGGACGGATGCCGACAAGGTGTTCGTGATTGGCGGGGAAACGCTCTACCGGATGGCCCTGCCCCTTGCCGACCGCCTCTATCTCACCGAAGTCGATGCCGAGCCCGAAGGGGATGCCTACTTCCCGGAGGTGGACACCAGCCTCTGGAAGGAAACCGGCGCCGAACGATATGAGGCCGACGAAGGCAATGATTTTGGCTTTACCATCCGCCAGTTGGACCGGGTCGGAGCGTTCACTTCTCCCTAG
- a CDS encoding serine hydrolase, with the protein MKNKIIAALAALPLLATGCAAGSSPTAPVAASKESSDSGADNLTTLLDELAFSGTLLVSKGDDILLREAVNAAPTEDAADVTLDTRFPVASMTKSFTAALVLKLVDEKKLGLDQTLTELLPDFDAPYAGEVTVRHLLQNRSGIPHYIDIPGWFNNDVKRAFTNETFIEALEGLELKFTPGRDYLYSNVNYFLLALIIDRHSGMDYETRLQTQILDPLGMTETRQLYQDKGGLAVNYLKNDDGVYEIIPVVNPVLFRGTASMVSTADDLNIWGHAVMDGAIYSEAAAAEAFHTDTPMAWSVSELPVSDDRNVSVTYYNGRLIGYLSLIMLVPEEDGVIVILNNNTVGYDNMIGLAATLAADHFGGED; encoded by the coding sequence ATGAAGAACAAGATCATCGCAGCGCTGGCCGCGCTCCCGCTTCTGGCGACTGGCTGTGCAGCTGGCTCATCGCCTACAGCCCCGGTCGCTGCTTCAAAAGAATCCTCCGATTCTGGCGCGGACAATTTGACAACCCTGCTGGACGAGTTGGCGTTCTCAGGCACGCTCCTCGTCAGTAAGGGTGACGACATCCTGCTGCGCGAAGCGGTGAATGCGGCCCCGACCGAGGATGCTGCAGACGTCACCCTCGACACCCGCTTTCCCGTCGCCTCCATGACAAAGAGCTTCACGGCGGCATTGGTGCTGAAGCTGGTCGATGAGAAAAAGCTGGGACTGGACCAGACGCTGACCGAATTGTTGCCGGACTTTGATGCGCCCTATGCCGGCGAAGTCACGGTCCGCCACCTGCTGCAGAACCGGTCCGGCATTCCGCACTACATCGATATTCCCGGCTGGTTCAACAATGATGTGAAGCGCGCCTTCACGAACGAAACCTTCATCGAGGCGCTTGAGGGATTGGAACTGAAGTTCACCCCCGGCCGCGATTATCTGTACTCGAATGTCAATTACTTCCTGCTGGCGCTCATCATCGATCGCCATTCGGGAATGGATTACGAGACCCGTCTACAGACGCAGATCCTGGATCCGCTGGGCATGACCGAGACCCGTCAGCTCTACCAGGACAAGGGCGGCCTCGCCGTGAACTACCTGAAGAATGATGATGGCGTCTACGAAATCATCCCCGTCGTGAACCCGGTCCTGTTTCGCGGCACGGCCTCCATGGTGTCAACTGCGGACGATCTGAACATCTGGGGACATGCCGTCATGGATGGCGCTATCTATTCGGAGGCGGCCGCAGCAGAGGCCTTCCATACCGATACGCCCATGGCATGGAGCGTTTCGGAACTCCCTGTCTCGGACGACCGGAACGTCAGCGTCACCTACTATAATGGCCGCCTGATCGGCTATCTCAGCCTGATCATGCTGGTGCCGGAGGAGGATGGCGTGATCGTCATCCTCAACAACAATACGGTCGGCTATGACAACATGATCGGCCTTGCTGCGACGCTGGCCGCGGACCATTTCGGCGGCGAGGACTAA